From one Flavobacteriales bacterium genomic stretch:
- a CDS encoding PKD domain-containing protein → MAFRYDRIRLNARLTRLLLGSACLWLAAGDAHAQPFPIFNGTASTCVGAFLDSGGQGASGYGNNENYTYTICPDASGTAISLNFITFNLSTAGAAPIDFMTVYDGNSTAAPVLATWTGNAGQGQIVSASAGNSSGCLTIVFRSNNTGTGVFAASITCYQPCVRPIAVATHGPTNPMRICPGESVTFNSTGSFAAPGFNIASRRWDFGDGTILNNAPVIVNHTYAQPGGYTAQLYLLDNNGCASTNLVDLVTLVGTPPTFTGTSGTLTGCVGETLCLNGVVQGTTWNELPNPNAGGGVFLPDNVGECFTSTVTFTQFAPGQTVTSANDLLSICIDIEHSFIGDLVISLIAPTGESVIMHQQGGGATFLGVPVDNDLTPNAQGTCYTYCWSPTATNGTWVDNAGGTLPAGTYESLNPFTGLIGAQLNGTWTIQICDMWASDNGFLCDWDITFNPALYDDLITFTPVYGAQCDSSYWTGPNITNQSANCNQACVTPPAPGNYDYVYHVTDNFGCDYDTTLTVNIIPAPQVNAGPDATTCNTPVQLNATVTSGGFPTNCDYTLTLYDSFGDGWTGLFGLGSNGSNVTVTVNGTPYSYWLNNGAQASVNIPVTSGATVVVSYVAGNLYNGEQSFTLFNSSGGVAYASPMGPGTGQLWSGVANCPGGNFVYNWSPAAGLSDPNIANPVATVGGTTQYCVTVYQIGHPLCTSTDCMTITVDNLVDPGTSANVAACSNGAAINLFAQLGGTPTAGGTWSAPGGGAHSGTFQPGVDAPGLYTYTVGGAGACGAPQSSTVNVTVYPLPVAGTPTSLAVCSTDATQSMFALLGGSAQAGGNWSGPSPVVGGNYNPATMDPGVYTYTVNGTAPCPNASATVTVTESMPPNAGNDASIALCSTSAPVVLVSQLGGAPDGTGSWTDSGGSASSGGFDPATDPPGVYNYTVTGIAPCPNDVAALTISVNQAPDPGTDGAITLCSSDAAGSLFAQLGGTPDAGGTWSGPSPVVGGMIDPATMLAGVYTYTVTGTAPCPDGSATVTVTINPPPDPGTDGAITLCSSDAPASLFAQLGGTPDAGGTWSGPSPVIGGMIDPATMSAGVYTYTVTGTAPCPDEIATVTVTINAPPDPGTDGAITLCSSDAPASLFAQLGGTPDAGGSWSGPSPVVGGMIDPATMSAGVYTYTVTGTAPCPDEIATVTVTINAPPDPGTDGAITLCSSDAPASLFAQLGGTPDAGGTWSGPSPVVGGMIDPATMLAGVHTYTVTGTAPCPDESATVTVTINAPPDPGTDGAITLCSSDAPASLFAQLGGTPDAGGTWSGPSPVVGGMIDPAIMLAGVYTYTVTGTAPCPDEQATVTVTINAPPDPGTDGAITLCSSDAPASLFAQLGGTPDAGGTWSGPSPVVGGMIDPRR, encoded by the coding sequence ATGGCGTTTCGTTACGATCGGATCCGACTGAATGCCCGGCTCACGCGCTTGCTGCTCGGCTCAGCGTGCCTATGGCTGGCAGCAGGAGATGCTCATGCACAGCCCTTCCCGATCTTCAATGGAACGGCGAGCACGTGCGTAGGCGCTTTCCTCGACAGCGGCGGACAAGGAGCAAGCGGCTACGGCAACAACGAGAACTACACCTACACGATCTGCCCTGATGCTTCCGGCACTGCCATCTCGTTGAATTTCATCACGTTCAACCTGAGCACCGCCGGCGCCGCGCCGATCGACTTCATGACCGTCTATGATGGCAACAGCACGGCGGCCCCTGTGCTCGCCACCTGGACCGGCAACGCGGGCCAAGGCCAGATCGTGAGCGCAAGCGCGGGCAATAGCAGCGGCTGCCTCACCATCGTTTTCCGCAGCAATAACACGGGCACGGGAGTCTTCGCGGCCAGCATCACCTGCTACCAGCCCTGCGTGCGGCCGATCGCCGTGGCCACGCACGGCCCCACCAACCCCATGCGCATCTGCCCCGGCGAGAGCGTCACCTTCAACAGCACGGGCAGCTTCGCAGCGCCAGGATTCAACATCGCCTCACGCAGATGGGACTTCGGCGATGGCACCATCCTGAACAATGCGCCGGTCATCGTGAACCACACCTACGCGCAGCCCGGCGGCTACACCGCGCAGCTCTACCTGCTCGATAACAATGGCTGCGCGAGCACCAATCTCGTGGACCTGGTCACGCTGGTGGGCACGCCTCCCACCTTCACCGGAACCAGCGGCACCCTCACAGGTTGTGTCGGCGAGACCCTCTGCTTGAACGGTGTGGTGCAAGGAACCACTTGGAATGAGCTGCCGAATCCGAATGCCGGCGGCGGGGTTTTCCTGCCTGACAACGTGGGTGAGTGCTTCACGAGCACGGTCACCTTCACGCAGTTCGCCCCAGGGCAAACGGTCACATCGGCGAACGACCTCCTTTCAATCTGCATAGACATCGAGCACAGCTTCATCGGCGACCTCGTGATCAGCTTGATCGCGCCCACCGGCGAGAGCGTTATCATGCACCAGCAGGGTGGCGGTGCCACTTTCCTCGGCGTGCCCGTGGACAATGACCTGACGCCGAATGCGCAAGGAACCTGCTACACCTATTGCTGGAGCCCCACCGCCACCAACGGCACATGGGTGGACAACGCCGGCGGCACCTTGCCCGCCGGCACCTATGAGAGCCTCAACCCATTCACCGGATTGATCGGCGCGCAATTGAACGGGACGTGGACCATCCAGATCTGCGACATGTGGGCCAGCGACAACGGCTTCCTGTGCGATTGGGACATCACTTTCAATCCGGCGCTCTACGATGACCTGATCACGTTCACGCCCGTGTATGGGGCGCAATGCGACAGCAGCTACTGGACAGGGCCGAACATCACCAACCAGAGCGCCAATTGCAACCAGGCGTGCGTGACGCCGCCCGCCCCGGGGAATTACGACTATGTCTACCACGTCACCGACAACTTCGGATGCGATTACGACACCACGCTCACGGTGAACATCATCCCTGCGCCGCAAGTGAATGCAGGGCCCGATGCGACCACCTGCAACACGCCGGTGCAACTGAATGCCACCGTGACCAGCGGCGGCTTCCCCACCAACTGCGATTACACGCTCACCCTGTACGATTCATTCGGTGACGGCTGGACCGGCCTGTTCGGCCTTGGCTCGAACGGATCCAACGTAACGGTGACGGTGAATGGCACCCCGTACAGCTATTGGCTGAACAACGGCGCGCAGGCCAGCGTGAACATCCCGGTGACGTCGGGCGCCACGGTTGTGGTGAGCTATGTGGCCGGCAACCTGTACAACGGCGAGCAATCGTTCACGCTCTTCAACAGCAGCGGAGGCGTGGCCTACGCTTCGCCGATGGGTCCAGGCACGGGTCAGCTGTGGAGCGGCGTGGCCAATTGCCCCGGCGGCAACTTCGTGTACAACTGGTCTCCGGCCGCTGGGCTCAGCGATCCGAACATCGCCAATCCGGTGGCCACAGTGGGCGGCACCACGCAGTACTGCGTCACCGTGTACCAGATCGGGCATCCGCTATGCACGAGCACGGATTGCATGACCATCACGGTGGACAACCTGGTGGATCCCGGCACGAGTGCGAATGTGGCCGCGTGCAGCAACGGCGCTGCGATCAACCTCTTCGCCCAGCTAGGCGGGACGCCCACCGCCGGCGGCACATGGTCCGCACCTGGCGGGGGCGCGCACAGCGGCACCTTCCAGCCAGGGGTTGATGCGCCAGGCCTATACACCTACACCGTGGGTGGTGCCGGTGCTTGCGGCGCACCGCAGAGCAGCACGGTGAATGTGACGGTGTATCCGCTGCCTGTTGCCGGCACGCCGACGAGCCTCGCCGTTTGCAGCACAGATGCCACCCAATCCATGTTCGCCCTGCTCGGTGGAAGCGCGCAGGCCGGTGGCAATTGGAGCGGGCCTTCACCCGTGGTCGGAGGCAACTACAACCCGGCTACAATGGACCCGGGCGTGTACACCTACACCGTGAACGGCACGGCACCCTGCCCGAATGCCTCGGCCACGGTGACCGTGACCGAAAGCATGCCCCCGAATGCTGGCAACGATGCGAGCATTGCGTTGTGCAGCACGAGTGCGCCTGTGGTGCTCGTGTCTCAATTGGGCGGTGCCCCCGATGGAACGGGTTCATGGACCGATTCGGGCGGCAGCGCGTCGAGCGGCGGCTTCGATCCAGCAACCGATCCTCCGGGCGTATACAACTACACCGTTACCGGCATCGCGCCTTGCCCCAACGATGTGGCAGCCCTCACCATCTCGGTGAACCAGGCTCCTGATCCCGGTACCGATGGTGCGATCACGCTCTGCTCCTCGGATGCTGCCGGAAGTCTCTTCGCTCAGCTCGGAGGAACACCGGATGCCGGTGGAACATGGAGCGGGCCTTCGCCTGTCGTCGGCGGCATGATCGATCCCGCAACGATGCTCGCGGGCGTGTACACCTACACCGTGACCGGAACCGCACCCTGCCCGGACGGGAGCGCAACGGTGACCGTGACGATCAACCCGCCGCCCGATCCCGGTACCGATGGTGCGATCACGCTCTGCTCGAGTGATGCTCCTGCTTCACTCTTCGCGCAGCTCGGCGGAACGCCGGATGCCGGTGGAACATGGAGCGGACCTTCCCCTGTAATCGGCGGCATGATAGACCCCGCGACGATGAGCGCGGGTGTGTACACCTACACCGTGACCGGCACAGCGCCTTGCCCCGATGAGATCGCGACGGTGACCGTGACGATCAACGCGCCCCCGGATCCCGGTACCGATGGTGCGATCACGCTCTGCTCGAGTGATGCTCCTGCTTCACTCTTCGCGCAGCTCGGCGGAACGCCGGATGCTGGCGGCTCCTGGAGCGGTCCTTCGCCGGTCGTCGGCGGCATGATCGATCCTGCGACCATGAGCGCGGGCGTGTACACCTACACCGTTACCGGAACTGCACCCTGCCCCGATGAGATCGCGACGGTGACCGTGACGATCAACGCGCCCCCGGATCCCGGTACCGATGGTGCGATCACGCTCTGCTCGAGTGATGCTCCTGCTTCACTTTTCGCGCAACTGGGCGGAACGCCGGATGCCGGTGGAACATGGAGCGGTCCTTCACCGGTCGTCGGCGGCATGATCGATCCTGCCACGATGCTCGCGGGCGTGCACACCTACACGGTGACCGGAACCGCACCATGCCCGGACGAAAGCGCGACGGTGACCGTGACGATCAACGCGCCGCCCGACCCTGGTACCGATGGTGCAATCACGCTCTGCTCGAGTGATGCTCCTGCTTCTCTCTTCGCGCAACTGGGCGGAACGCCGGATGCTGGCGGAACATGGAGCGGGCCTTCGCCGGTCGTCGGAGGCATGATCGATCCTGCCATCATGCTCGCGGGCGTGTACACCTACACCGTGACCGGCACAGCGCCTTGCCCCGATGAGCAAGCAACGGTGACGGTGACGATCAATGCGCCGCCCGATCCCGGAACCGATGGTGCGATCACACTCTGCTCGAGTGATGCTCCTGCTTCACTCTTCGCGCAGCTCGGCGGAACGCCGGATGCCGGTGGAACATGGAGCGGGCCTTCGCCGGTCGTCGGCGGCATGATAGACCCGCGACGATGA
- a CDS encoding gliding motility-associated C-terminal domain-containing protein: protein MSAGVYTYTVTGTAPCPDESATVTVTINAPPDPGTDGAITLCSSDAAASLFAQLGGTPDAGGTWSGPSPVIGGMIDPATMSAGVYTYTVTGTAPCPDESATVTVTINAPPDPGTDGAITLCSSDAPASLFAQLGGTPDAGGTWSGPSPVVGGMIDPATMSAGVYTYTVTGTAPCPDESATVTVTINAPPDPGTDGAITLCSSDAAASLFAQLGGTPDAGGTWSGPSPVIGGMIDPATMSAGVYTYTVTGTAPCPDESATVTVTINAPPDPGTDGAITLCSSDAAASLFAQLGETPDAGGTWSGPSPVVGGMIDPATMLAGVYTYTVTGTAPCPDESATVTVTINAPPDPGTDGAITLCSSDAPASLFAQLGGTPDAGGSWSGPSPVVGGMIDPATMSAGVYTYTVAGAAPCIDAASTVTVTINIPPNAGGDGGITVCEIDAAFDMFGLLNGAPQGGGAWSFNAAAHSGTFTPGIDASGVYSYTVNGASPCPADIALVTVTVNTMPDAGINGGLTLCSSSPATALITGLNGTPDLGGSWTAPGGGASTGSFTPGVDAVGLYSYTVNGTAPCPSVSATVNVSVATNPNAGTPGSATLCATDASLLLFSELGGSPDAGGAWSGPSPAVGGVYDPATMNPGVYTYTITVPPPCVNASSTVTITEIAPPNAGTDGAITLCISSPPASLFAALGGGAQAGGTWSGPSPVAGGMFNPATMNAGVYTYTVNGTAPCPDDQSQVTVNVVAAPDAGTPGSATLCATDAAIDLFAELGGTPDLGGAWSGPSPVVGGVYDPASMNPGVYSYTITVPPPCVNASSTVTITEIAPPNAGTDGTLTLCISSPAASLFTQLGGGAQAGGTWSGPSPVAGGMFNPATMSAGVYTYTVIGTAPCPDDQSQVTVNVVAAPDAGTPGSATLCATDAAIDLFAELGGTPDLGGAWSGPSPVVSGLYDPASMDPGVYTYTIIVPPPCVNASSTVTITEIAPPNAGTDGTLTLCISSPPASLFAALGGGAHAGGTWSGPSPVAGGMYNPATMNAGVYTYTVNGTAPCPDDQSQVTVNVVAAPDAGTPGSATLCATDASIDLFAELGGTPDLGGAWSGPSPVVGGLYDPASMDPGVYTYTITVPPPCVNASSTVTITEIAPPNAGTDGTLTLCISSPATSLFAQLGGGAQAGGTWSGPSPVAGGMYNPATMNAGVYTYTVNGTAPCPDDQSQVTVTVVDEPYAGGPGFLSICGSDAPDELFSYLEGSPDQGGQWTTPGGASFDGLFDPGTMSGGVYTYTITVPPPCASVSQTVTVDVIAPPDAGFDGTLTLCISNAPMLLLPSLGGSPDAGGAWTSSNGDPFSGTFDPATDAPDAYTYTVQGSAPCPADAATVTVAVTQMPNPGMPDIINLCVVGDPVDLFPVLGAADPGGTWTAPGGGASSGLFTPGTNAPGDYTYTVNGIAPCPSASAAITVNVLANADAGLDGETTLCGNNAPIDLFDLLGGSPDAGGSWFAPDGSPAPGNFDPSTQPAGAYSYILFVPAPCENDTSEVIMNVVAPVSAGSDGSATLCSDDAPVALFNLLNGTPDAGGDWTAPNGTPTESTFDPAIDAPGAYVYTVQATAPCLDQSATVNMAVNPLPDAGTNGSITLCPEAAPIQLFTLLGGTPMPGGTWTGPGGQASNGIFDPATSAQGVYTYTVLGLSPCPNASASSTATVFFIAPPNAGPDAVSCTLEYTLNATGSWASGSWSGPAGITFSDPGSPTSTVTAIAGGPYTLTWSVLSNDGCATQDQVTIIFTDAIVPVVALTDAICNGVCDGTASVSATGGNGAYDYAWSGSIAGNSPSATGICAGEYTVTVLDENGCFTIVPFSIDEPEPLVIDTILVTDETCPGACDGSITVVDPEGALFSLNGGAFGSGNVFTGLCPGQYVVLMQDANGCSATGMATITRPAPVVADFDFAPETLFVGSSTADFTNTSTPNAVSFSWDFGGVGSSTATSPSFTFPGGLGDTYMVCLTAYDANGCADTHCEPVEVLDALVVWVPNAVTPNGDGENDTFMPIFNLPQLVKDYEFMIFDRWGLLLTRSEQVHAPWSGDYQGEVVQEDVYVWKMKFKNKLTNELTERVGHVTVLK from the coding sequence ATGAGTGCGGGCGTGTACACCTACACGGTGACCGGAACCGCACCATGCCCGGACGAAAGCGCGACGGTGACGGTGACGATCAATGCGCCGCCCGATCCCGGTACCGATGGTGCGATCACGCTCTGCTCCTCGGATGCTGCCGCAAGTCTCTTCGCGCAGCTCGGCGGAACGCCGGATGCTGGTGGAACATGGAGCGGTCCTTCGCCGGTTATCGGCGGCATGATCGATCCCGCGACGATGAGTGCTGGCGTGTACACCTACACGGTGACCGGAACCGCACCCTGCCCGGACGAAAGCGCGACGGTGACCGTGACGATCAACGCGCCGCCCGATCCCGGAACCGATGGTGCGATCACACTCTGCTCGAGTGATGCTCCTGCTTCACTCTTCGCGCAGCTCGGCGGAACGCCGGATGCCGGTGGAACATGGAGCGGGCCTTCGCCGGTCGTCGGCGGCATGATAGACCCCGCGACGATGAGTGCGGGCGTGTACACCTACACGGTGACCGGAACCGCACCATGCCCGGACGAAAGCGCGACGGTGACGGTGACGATCAATGCGCCGCCCGATCCCGGTACCGATGGTGCGATCACGCTCTGCTCCTCGGATGCTGCCGCAAGTCTCTTCGCGCAGCTCGGCGGAACGCCGGATGCCGGTGGAACATGGAGCGGTCCTTCGCCGGTTATCGGCGGCATGATCGATCCCGCGACGATGAGTGCTGGCGTGTACACCTACACGGTGACCGGAACCGCACCATGCCCTGACGAGAGCGCAACGGTGACCGTGACGATCAATGCGCCCCCGGATCCCGGTACCGATGGTGCGATCACGCTCTGCTCCTCGGATGCTGCCGCAAGTCTCTTCGCTCAGCTCGGCGAAACACCGGATGCCGGTGGAACATGGAGCGGTCCTTCGCCGGTCGTCGGCGGCATGATCGATCCTGCCACGATGCTCGCGGGCGTGTACACCTACACGGTGACCGGAACCGCACCATGCCCGGACGAAAGCGCGACGGTGACCGTGACGATCAACGCGCCGCCCGATCCCGGAACCGATGGTGCGATCACGCTCTGCTCGAGTGATGCTCCTGCTTCACTCTTCGCGCAGCTCGGCGGGACGCCGGATGCTGGCGGCTCCTGGAGCGGTCCTTCGCCGGTTGTCGGCGGCATGATCGATCCCGCGACCATGAGCGCGGGCGTGTACACCTACACGGTCGCCGGCGCTGCACCGTGCATTGACGCAGCCTCTACGGTAACGGTCACCATCAACATCCCGCCCAATGCAGGTGGCGATGGAGGAATCACGGTATGTGAGATCGATGCGGCATTCGACATGTTCGGCTTGTTGAATGGTGCACCGCAAGGTGGTGGTGCATGGAGCTTCAATGCAGCCGCTCATTCGGGCACCTTCACCCCTGGGATCGATGCATCAGGCGTTTACTCCTATACAGTCAATGGCGCATCTCCCTGTCCAGCTGACATCGCGCTCGTCACAGTCACAGTGAACACCATGCCCGACGCGGGCATCAATGGCGGCCTCACGCTCTGCTCTTCGAGCCCGGCCACAGCACTGATCACAGGACTGAATGGTACGCCTGACCTCGGCGGAAGCTGGACTGCGCCCGGAGGAGGCGCCTCCACCGGAAGCTTCACGCCCGGTGTGGATGCAGTCGGTTTGTACTCATACACGGTCAACGGAACTGCCCCATGCCCCTCGGTTTCCGCAACAGTTAATGTGAGCGTGGCGACGAATCCGAATGCAGGGACTCCTGGCAGTGCGACACTTTGTGCCACCGATGCTTCACTCTTGCTCTTCAGTGAGTTGGGCGGTTCACCCGATGCAGGCGGCGCTTGGAGCGGCCCTTCACCTGCTGTCGGCGGCGTGTATGACCCTGCCACGATGAACCCCGGCGTGTACACCTACACGATCACGGTTCCGCCGCCGTGCGTGAACGCCAGCAGCACGGTGACCATCACCGAGATCGCTCCGCCGAACGCGGGCACCGATGGGGCAATCACGCTCTGCATCAGCAGTCCGCCGGCATCGCTGTTCGCAGCGCTGGGTGGTGGCGCGCAGGCGGGTGGAACGTGGAGCGGTCCCTCGCCGGTGGCGGGCGGGATGTTCAACCCCGCGACCATGAACGCTGGCGTTTACACCTACACGGTGAACGGAACAGCGCCCTGCCCGGATGATCAATCGCAGGTGACGGTGAACGTGGTGGCTGCGCCTGACGCTGGCACGCCCGGCAGCGCTACGCTCTGCGCAACGGACGCCGCCATCGACCTCTTCGCTGAATTAGGTGGCACACCTGATCTCGGCGGCGCTTGGAGCGGCCCTTCACCGGTAGTCGGCGGCGTGTATGACCCTGCCTCGATGAACCCCGGTGTGTACAGCTACACGATCACCGTTCCGCCGCCGTGCGTGAACGCAAGCAGCACCGTGACCATCACCGAGATCGCACCGCCGAACGCAGGCACCGATGGGACCCTCACCCTATGCATCAGCAGCCCCGCGGCATCACTCTTCACCCAGCTCGGTGGTGGCGCGCAGGCGGGTGGAACGTGGAGCGGTCCTTCGCCGGTGGCGGGCGGGATGTTCAACCCCGCGACCATGAGCGCTGGCGTTTACACCTACACGGTGATTGGAACGGCGCCCTGCCCGGATGATCAATCGCAGGTGACGGTGAACGTGGTGGCTGCGCCTGACGCAGGCACGCCCGGCAGCGCTACGCTCTGCGCAACGGACGCCGCCATCGACCTCTTCGCTGAACTAGGCGGCACACCTGATCTCGGCGGCGCTTGGAGCGGTCCTTCACCGGTAGTTAGCGGCCTGTACGACCCCGCCTCGATGGACCCCGGCGTGTACACCTACACGATCATCGTTCCGCCGCCGTGCGTGAACGCAAGCAGCACCGTGACCATCACCGAGATCGCACCGCCGAACGCAGGCACCGATGGGACCCTCACCCTCTGCATCAGCAGTCCGCCGGCATCGCTGTTCGCAGCGCTTGGCGGCGGCGCGCACGCGGGTGGAACGTGGAGCGGTCCCTCGCCGGTGGCGGGCGGGATGTACAACCCCGCGACCATGAACGCTGGCGTTTACACCTACACGGTGAACGGAACAGCGCCCTGCCCGGATGATCAATCGCAGGTGACGGTGAACGTGGTGGCTGCGCCTGACGCAGGCACGCCCGGCAGCGCTACGCTCTGCGCAACGGACGCCTCCATCGACCTCTTTGCGGAACTAGGCGGCACACCTGATCTCGGAGGCGCTTGGAGCGGTCCTTCACCGGTAGTTGGCGGCCTGTACGACCCCGCCTCGATGGACCCCGGCGTGTACACCTACACGATCACCGTTCCGCCGCCGTGCGTGAACGCAAGCAGCACCGTGACCATCACCGAGATCGCACCGCCGAACGCAGGCACCGATGGGACCCTCACCCTCTGCATCAGCAGCCCCGCAACATCACTCTTCGCGCAGCTCGGTGGTGGCGCGCAGGCGGGTGGAACTTGGAGCGGTCCCTCGCCGGTGGCGGGCGGGATGTACAACCCCGCGACCATGAACGCTGGCGTGTACACCTACACGGTGAACGGAACGGCGCCCTGCCCGGATGATCAATCGCAGGTGACGGTGACAGTGGTTGATGAGCCCTATGCGGGCGGCCCCGGCTTCCTGAGCATATGCGGCTCCGATGCGCCGGATGAGCTATTCAGCTACCTCGAAGGCTCGCCGGACCAAGGTGGCCAATGGACCACGCCAGGCGGCGCATCATTCGATGGCCTGTTCGATCCCGGTACGATGAGCGGAGGCGTGTACACGTACACGATCACCGTTCCGCCGCCGTGCGCGAGCGTGAGTCAGACCGTGACCGTGGATGTGATCGCACCGCCCGATGCGGGATTCGATGGCACCCTCACGCTCTGCATCAGCAATGCACCCATGCTGCTCCTCCCCAGCTTGGGTGGATCGCCCGATGCCGGTGGCGCGTGGACATCGAGCAACGGCGACCCGTTCAGCGGCACCTTCGATCCAGCGACCGATGCGCCCGATGCGTACACCTACACGGTTCAAGGCTCGGCGCCATGCCCGGCCGATGCCGCAACCGTCACGGTCGCGGTGACGCAGATGCCCAACCCTGGCATGCCTGACATCATCAACCTGTGCGTGGTGGGCGATCCGGTGGACCTCTTCCCGGTACTCGGCGCGGCGGACCCCGGCGGCACATGGACCGCACCCGGTGGCGGTGCTTCCAGCGGCCTCTTCACGCCCGGAACGAATGCACCGGGCGACTACACCTACACGGTGAATGGCATCGCTCCTTGTCCATCAGCATCGGCCGCGATCACCGTGAATGTGCTCGCGAACGCGGATGCCGGCCTCGATGGCGAAACGACGCTTTGCGGGAACAACGCGCCAATCGACCTCTTCGACCTTCTCGGCGGAAGCCCGGACGCAGGAGGCTCTTGGTTCGCGCCGGATGGAAGCCCGGCCCCAGGCAACTTCGATCCAAGCACCCAGCCTGCGGGCGCGTACAGCTACATCCTCTTCGTGCCTGCGCCCTGCGAGAACGACACGAGTGAAGTGATCATGAACGTGGTGGCACCGGTGAGCGCCGGAAGCGACGGCAGCGCAACGCTGTGCTCCGATGATGCACCCGTCGCCCTCTTCAACCTGTTGAACGGAACGCCGGACGCTGGTGGCGATTGGACCGCGCCCAATGGCACGCCCACGGAGAGCACCTTCGATCCGGCGATCGACGCGCCCGGCGCATACGTGTACACCGTGCAAGCCACAGCACCCTGCCTGGACCAGAGCGCCACGGTCAACATGGCGGTGAACCCCTTGCCCGATGCCGGAACCAACGGCAGCATCACGCTGTGCCCCGAGGCGGCGCCCATCCAGCTCTTCACGCTCCTTGGCGGCACGCCCATGCCCGGCGGCACGTGGACCGGACCCGGCGGCCAAGCGAGCAATGGCATCTTCGACCCTGCGACAAGCGCGCAAGGCGTTTACACCTACACGGTCCTCGGCCTGTCGCCCTGCCCCAATGCCTCTGCGAGCTCAACGGCCACGGTATTCTTCATCGCGCCGCCCAACGCAGGGCCCGATGCAGTGAGCTGCACGCTCGAATACACACTGAACGCCACGGGCAGTTGGGCAAGCGGCTCGTGGAGCGGCCCGGCCGGCATCACCTTCAGCGATCCCGGTTCGCCGACGAGCACCGTGACCGCGATCGCCGGCGGCCCATACACGCTAACCTGGAGCGTGCTCTCCAATGATGGCTGCGCCACGCAGGATCAGGTGACGATCATCTTCACGGATGCGATCGTTCCCGTAGTCGCCTTGACAGACGCCATCTGCAACGGCGTTTGCGATGGAACGGCAAGCGTATCCGCAACGGGCGGCAACGGTGCATACGACTACGCTTGGTCAGGCTCCATCGCGGGCAATTCGCCCAGTGCAACGGGCATCTGCGCTGGCGAATACACCGTGACCGTCCTCGACGAGAACGGATGCTTCACCATCGTTCCGTTCAGCATCGATGAACCGGAACCGCTTGTGATCGACACGATCCTCGTCACCGACGAGACCTGCCCCGGCGCTTGCGACGGCAGCATCACCGTGGTCGATCCAGAAGGTGCGCTCTTCAGCTTGAACGGCGGCGCATTCGGCTCCGGCAACGTGTTCACCGGACTCTGCCCCGGGCAATATGTGGTGCTGATGCAGGATGCGAACGGCTGCTCGGCAACCGGCATGGCCACGATCACGCGTCCGGCACCCGTTGTGGCCGACTTCGACTTCGCGCCAGAGACGCTTTTCGTAGGCTCATCAACCGCGGACTTCACGAACACCTCCACGCCGAATGCGGTGAGCTTCTCTTGGGATTTCGGAGGCGTGGGAAGCAGCACAGCCACCTCACCATCGTTCACCTTCCCCGGCGGACTAGGGGATACGTACATGGTCTGCCTCACCGCCTACGATGCCAACGGCTGCGCCGACACGCATTGCGAGCCGGTCGAGGTGCTCGACGCGCTCGTGGTCTGGGTGCCCAACGCCGTCACTCCGAATGGCGACGGCGAGAACGACACGTTCATGCCCATCTTCAACCTTCCGCAGCTCGTGAAGGACTACGAGTTCATGATCTTCGACCGATGGGGATTGCTGCTCACCCGGAGTGAACAGGTGCATGCGCCCTGGAGCGGCGATTACCAAGGCGAAGTGGTGCAGGAGGATGTGTATGTGTGGAAGATGAAGTTCAAGAACAAGCTCACCAACGAGCTGACCGAAAGGGTCGGGCATGTGACGGTGCTGAAGTAG